The DNA window actactaaatTCCTAATAATTCATTTGGGATAGCTAGATTCGACGATATGGCTCCATTATGCGtcaatgattgatggattttggCTTTGGGGGTTTTTACATTTTCAGGATACTTATCCTCCTCCAAACTTCTTCCTTAATCACTGACTGCCGTTGCCCTCGCTTCTATACATGTATGCTTATCCATATCCATCTAATATTCGAATttcatttcccttttcttttttttctggtGCCATGAAAGCTTTGAGAAAATTTAACGTTCATTCAGTTAATGAAAATTGAGTTGTTTACCTATAAAAAAGTAAAAAGCGACTGTAAATCGCAACATGCCCGTGCAAAAGACACATACATGCAaatatcttcttcttttttcttttagtatCTATAGCAATGAATCGTGCGCATATAAAATACTAGTATCATTTTTCCTCGAAAATTCTTACACAGATAAACGGGTTATTGAAATCAACGCGGAAGAAGGTGTGTTTGGATACAAGAGTGCTCGAATTTATTTTATCGatcttacctttttttttttttaaaaaaaaaaacacagcaGTGAGGTTGGAACTCAAACAATCTACTGAAGGAAGAATCATCGTTTAAACATCTAAAGCCATGGATGGCCAAGCTATTTAGAGCCTATAGACTGGTAAAAGATATttgtaatttgaaaaaaaaaaaatttttggtctTGTTTGAGATACATTAACCAGGTCATGAGAGTAGACTAGATGCATGGCTTTCACCATAGATAGGAGTCTGAGAAAATTAGTGGTAGCTCAAGTGTCGAAATTCGTTTTAGAGTTTGACCTATATACAGAAGGCAGGAGCATAAAGGGCGTATAGCATCTGGAGCATGAGAAAGTGGGGAATGAATTCAGAATCACTCTGGTCGGCCTCATTCACAAAAGACGTCTTCCTAAACAAAAAGAAGAAGTTTAGAGTATTGCTGAAGACAAGAATTCGAGGAAATTGATAGAGATGGATCAAAATACAGGTCTAACAAATGGTTATTCATTTCTCTGACCCTTTAGCTTTCGCGTCTAGTGTCAACTAAAAGTTCAGAATCGCTCATAAAGCCGATTTTCAGTCTTAGAAAAAAAACGTCTGCTTTCTTTATTGGCTATTTTTTAGTTGAATATATGCTACTAGTCCTTTTCTTGTCCATTACTTCCTTGAAGATACTCTTCCTtttcctattttcttttttttggggggggggggggcagaAGAATACGTTTGCGTGTTTGACCCAAAAAACTAGTTAGTAAGTAGTCACTTAAATACATGTTGGAATCCCCAAACCCTAAATTTTTATCATTCCTTTTTGTGCTTATCCTGACAATGACACATAAGATGTGCTTAAAATACAAATTTGTCATTCCCGTTTGATTATGCTGTGATAAAAGATCAAAGCTTTGGAAGTGAAATATTATGAGTTATAGAACCAGCAAATGCCAGCACCGCCCGCCCAAGGAGAATTCGTCCAggaaaaattgttaaaattCATCTGATTCTTGAAAGAATACATATGATTGTTACATTTATTGAACAACATGAATTTATTACACCAATTTTTTTACCCGGGCCTTGTGATTATTGTACATTCTTTTTTCCCAAATGCAGAATAAATCTGCTATATTAACAGAaacctccaaaaaaaaaaaaaaccactaaACCTCCTTTCAGATAAATGGTAGAATTGCTAGTGAAAGATTAACAAAATTAAGTATGAAAGCAAAATAGTCAAAAAGACTAAGGCCAAGTTTGGGAATTCATGAGAACGAAGAGAGGAAGAGAAAATTTAAGTTatgagaggaaagaaaagggagagagtgagagagattTTGTAAGTTTCGCCCGCTTAGTGAGGAAATTTAGGAGGAATAGAATGATTTACAATTGATGAGGCAAATATGATTCTGTTCTTAAGCCTTATACCTTAGGTCACAATTTCTCCACTTTCTATAGAAAATTGTTTTAGCAATTCTATCCTTCCATTTCCTCCCATTTAACTTACTCCTTTCCATTTATACATCCCAAACGACGgaaaatttttgcattttttaaatatatatatatatatttccttTTTGGTGGTTTCTTTGCTCTTTCCATTCTTCCATTGGCTAGTGAAATGTCGAAACCAGAAGAACTCTAGTCGCTAGAGCTGGCCTGGACTAGGCCCAAGATAGTTTAACGTCTGGCGGTCAATCTGTTTGCAACTACTATCAGTTTGGACTTTCGACCCATCAACATAGCTCTGGGCCAGCTCTCGAAGGATACGGCGAAGTTGTCGGTGGTTGTTTGGGCTGGATTCCAGCCTTGAATCAAGTTGTCTAATAAAGCATCATCAATTGTCTAATTAGTGATTCCCTTTAGAACTGGACTATGTTTTTCCTCAGGAAGGTTTTAGCTGAGGTCaagaaaaaaagtaattaaacaaaTCTCTCGCTTGCAACCCTCCGAAAATTTGATTATAATCACAAAACGAGGCTTCGTTCGTGCTCTATGATAtcaattttcaacaaaaaaaatcgCTGCCAATGAACCGGTCTCCGAAAACATCCCAGCATGCAACATGGAGCCACAGATTGGTGAATCTTAGTGCACCTTTTAATGTTCTCAATTACGTATGCTTCACTAATTGATGCTTCCCAGTCTGTAATTTTCCTCTTGACAGACAAACCGTTCATTGTTTCTTCTAAAGGTTACCTACCATCCTTTTTGTTGGCAGCATAATCGTGGTTTCATAAATTATATAGGTCCAAACGGCAGTAGAGACGCAACCCTATGATGAGGATTCTTGCAAAACACACCATTCATTTTCCATACCACGGCCATGGCAGCTACCAGTCTGGACTTTCACCAGTTGACAGTGCTGGCGCTGCTCTAGTCGAAGTCTACATGATTTGCATGAACAAAAGTAACAGAAATTTGTAAGAGCACTCACCGTGACAGTAACTACACAAATGTCCATCCACAAACATCGAGATTTTCTCTGAACCCATGTGGCAGCAAAAGCTCAGAATTGCAGAGAGCTCAGGATTAAGACTTGACAAGCTTTTCCAAAAAACAAACCCATAGACATTCATCAGCTGCATCATAAGCAATTTATACAACACCTCCAAGTAAAACAAGCAATAGTGATGGACAAGACACCGTAAAAATGAACAAAGAATATTAAGACTTCCACCTGGACTCTTGCAAGCTGCTAAAAACAGATCAACTGATGCAACGAAATGCTTtgcccaatccaaacaaacaaacttGCATGAGAAACGCAAACATTTTGGTTCTAAACGGAACATAAAAAAGCTAGCAAAAGCAAAAAGAGAGAAGCAGCCAAAGTACAAGCAAACCTCGTAAAGTGTACAAATTTTGTCCATGCAGATTGTAAGTGGTTCAGTAACGCACAGAATACATAGATTCAAAGTCAAATAAAACGTTAcaggggaaggaaaaaaaaaaaaagaaaaacagaagcAGAGGCAATGCACAATGACAACTGCATACCACTGAACATGCACTTCTGGCTTCTGTGCACCACTCTAATGGCAGCAGAAAAGTCTCGCTTTTTGACCAGATGGGAATGTAAATACTTATATGTTTGACCCATTTTTCCCATGGTTCCTTTCTTGATGACGAGGAATATCCAGTATCAATGCATTATGTATAGAAAAGTAACAAAAATGAGACAAGCTCCTTTCATACAGAGAATGTCCTGTTTGTAAGAACTAAACTTAAGGTTTGAAACAATGACAAAATCTAGGGGCAGGGCAAGAGTGAAGAAGCTAGAATTTATCAGTACTGAGTTGACAAAAGACTTAGAAGGGAAATCCTTTTTGGACGCTTCTTTTTGAGGATTCAGCTAATCTCTTAATACCTTTTGCACTAGTATAGAATGACATCAATTCCTTGGCCACAGCCTCCGGGTGACAACTCATGAATGCCTTGATAAATCGCTTCTCAGTCATCCTCAAAGCTCTTACCATAGAAGGCCCCCTGACTTGAGGAACAAGACCCATATCATCAATCTTCTCTGCAAGAAGATAACGTGGTCTCAACAAGGTCTCCAAATTGAAGTACAGGAGACATGGATTACGTAATACACTGCTGGCAGAGAGCTTCATAGTGCCCAAAATAAAAGTCATGTTTCTCTGAACTTTATCAACAGAAAGTGTTAATAAAAGAGGAGAGCGTCCAAATAATTTCAGTATCTCATCTTCAGAAAAACCAAATTTCTCCAAATTCGCCATCTTTTCATGGATTGTCTCAAGACGAGAGATGGAAAAGAGAGTAACCACATACTTATACATCCTTGAAACCTTTGAGACCCCAGTTCGACGTATGTAGTCCATCTTTTCATCATTCAGAGCACACCGGGGGATCAATGTGGGCCGAGAGATGAGCATAGGGATCAAGTCCTTTCTGCTAAGACCAACATTCTCGAACCTGGCAATAACAGGTTTTATACTATTATGAAGGTCATACGTGAGCAGTGATGGATTGCGGAGTATAGCCTTGAGCAGAACTTCCCTAGAACCAAACAGTGCTTGAAGATACTCGATGCGTTCATCCAAGTTTTTATTGAGTCGACAATTGAGAAAGCGGGGACGACAATAAATAATCTTTGCCAGGTCAGATGAGGAGATACCCAAACCACTGAGTGTGTGAAGCTTGGATTGAAGGTTGTTTACATCCATTTTACGCAAGGATGGCCGGCGGAGAAAAATAGTGGACACATCATTTTCACTACAACCCCAGCTCCTTAAAACATCAGCAGGATCTAATGGTTTCTTTTGAATACCAACAGTTTTAACCTTTTCACCATAAGTTTCAACCACTGGCAAAGCTGCTGTAGCATAGGATCTAGGGTTCAAAATGACTGTTTCAATCGCAAAAGCACTAAACAAGGACAGATTGAACCTTTGGGTGGCTGAAAATAGGGAGCGCAATTTGACTAAAGCACTTAAATTCAATTTCATATCAATCTGCAAATGGGGGAGTATTCAGAGACTTGGAGGATTTATATGAACTAAGAACACTTGAAGCAAACCACCTAAAATAATTGAAGGCAGGTTCCCAAAAACAAGGCTGAGCCCCTAACAACCCAGCAAAGTAAAGGGCTTTTCTGCAAGCAATCagcaaataaaaggaaaagaagttCAGCACAGCCATCCTTGGACAAAACAGGAACTGTTTTGATTACCAAACTAAGCAACGAATTAACGTTGAGAACATAGAGAAAAACATCAGTTAATTATCTCCAAAAAGTACAAACAACAAAATATCAAACGCCTGCCGAATGTGAGCAAAGCAAAGCTGCAGTTTTATGATGGATGCGTGTGCATGATTCAAACAACTTAAGCGAATAACTAAAACCCACTTTGCTAGACAAATTAGAGAAATTCATCGTGCCAAATTAAAATCATCACTTTTCTTGTATGAAATACTTACGACAAAAATCTAACCCAGAATCAACCACTGCAAAACTTGTGAAAGAAAATGTACTTCGTCCAACAGCTTGCATTGAAAATCGAAAActacaccaaaaacaagaagaaactaATACAGAATAACTTATTGCGCTACATCTCAAAATCCAATATGATTTAAGGTATCGTAGGCGTCGAAAAACTGGAGGGAAAAGCagtattaaaatattaaagcaGATAAACAAAGATAAGAGCGAAGAGGAACTTACGTCGGAGAGGCAATGGAGAAACTCCCGGCCAGAGGTTTTAAGGTTTTGTCTGAATTTTTCCAGTAattttttagtcttttatttctTGAGCATACGGGCAAGTGCCAATGATACGGGATTTTACTGTTATACCCTAGGAATTATATTTTACTGTGGGACACAGTAAAAATTTGACGGGTAAGCAAAGCAGGACATGGTGATTGGTGAGTTTCTTGAAAATAGGAGGGGGTTGTTGGAAAACTATGGAGGATGCTGTATTTTTACACTTCTGCAAATCTAAGATGTTGTTGGGACTTGGGAGAAATCATAATTAGGACTCTTTTTCGGAAACAAAATTCTAAGAATTTTTTGGGTCTAAAATAAAGGCATCTTTCGCCGAGGAGAATTTTGAATCGTAAATCaaaattgtcattttttttcaacttaTTTCTGCATCAGTTGACCATAGTCTTGTAAACAGCTGCATCAGTTGGTATTGGTAAGATGAACAAAGCTCATAATGTTGCCTGACTCAAGAAGATTAATTAGTTCAAGGTGCATCTGTTCTTAACTCGAAACGCTGTCGAATGAACAAATTCATAAGAAAATGCTAATAGCAACCACTTTGGGCTACATCTTTTTAACTAGAGAATAAGCTGTCTTTCATATCACTAAATCACTAATAGGTAGGCAGAGGAAACAAATAGGTACAAAATTCAATTTCTCTATTTGTGTTGTAATCATGCACAAAATATTACATTATTGTTTTTGAATCGTAACAGCCACAACTATTGCCTATATTTCTCCAACCAAAAGTTGTCTTAAGCGTACAATAATTATCCCCCCTAATtcgcaaattttttttttttttttttttgctacaaATGGGGTGGAGTAGCAACTTCTAATATGTCAATTCCAAGTAATTCTCTAAGTTCAGTAATTCGCAAACTAAGTACACTGTAAATTAAATATGAGGTTTTTATGTGACTTCAGAAATACAAACAAGAAAGTAGTTTGGAGTAATGGTGAGTAATTTCAATTTTCTACAGAAGATAGATGATGCCTTTCTATACAAGGTCAGGTCTGGAGAGTAACTCTTTTTAACCTaattatttatcaaaggccaTGAAAAAGATTAGTCCTAAAGAGCTCAATATTGTTAAATTGCAAGCGATCAGGAAAAATTAATAGTATTATAGTCCTAGGCAACGCCCGATGATGGAATAAGGGAAAGAAATTCTCTGTACAAATTATAAAGCCAATTGGTTCGCTATGTCAGCTACAGCCTAAGTATTGACGGTGGTTAAGGATCTCGCTGCCTAAACTCAACAAAAGTTCAGTTCAAAACCGTCCCCTCTTCTACCAGTAGTCTCCACAAGAACACTTGCCATCTCTAAAATGGTGAAACCGGTAAGGATCCCTCAGTATGATTTTCCTTTGGACTATACTACTCACAAACTTGAAAACCGTATGGCAATCTCCACAAACGCGAAGATTTTTGAAAACCCTCAAGGTCGAACCTTCAGGAGTACTTATCAAACCATATGCAAGTGCAAGTCTCTCACTGTGATTCCACAAATTGTGCTCCTTCTGTTCTTCATCAGTGTCATGCAAAGCAAAGCTAATATCAGCAACATAGCCTGCTTCATTTATCTTTTTCCTCAGCTCCGCAAGTTTAACGTATATCTGCTCGGACTTTGGGTGAGAACGATCTCCTATTCCAAATGTACTAACTTCAGTTTTCAACTTAACCCAACTGCACGCAGGCTGCTTCTTTACACTATTTGATTCCATTTCAACCCTTACATTCTGTACATCTTGCCATTTCCCAGATGCTGCGCAGACATTTGAATATAAGACATAAGCTGAATCATCCGATGGCTTGGTTTCAAGAAGACGTTTAGCAGCTTTCTCTCCCAAATCCATGTTTCCATGTATTCTACATGCTGCCAACAAGCTTCTCCATATAAAGTCATTTGGTGGGACTGGCATATTTGTCACAAATGCTTCAGCTTCAGCTAGTCTTCCTGATCGTCCAAGAAGATCAACTATGCACACACAGTGCTCTATTGCAGATGGGACACCAAAAAATGAAGTCATCGAAGCAAAATACGCAAGACCCTCATCAACGAGACCCCCATGACTACATGCAGAtaggagagagacaaaagtgACATGATCAGGTTCTGAACCATACTGCAGCATTTCATGAAAAGTTTCCCTAGCCTTTTGAAAATACCCATGCCTAGCATAAGACGATATTAATATATTCCAAGACAATCGTGACCGCAAATTCGGTTGTGGAAGCATTTTTAGGATATCATCAATCTCACCACATTTACCATACATATCCATTGTAGAATTTTTAACATAGTGATACGAGTCAAACCCCAGTTTAATGGCCAACCCTTGAAGTTGTTTGCCTTCCTCCAAGGAAGCCAAGTCTGCTGCTACCGCCAGTGAAGCAGAAAGGCtaaattggtcaaaatccaCTTTAGCTCTTTGCATCTCCAGGATAAGTTTCAGAGCCTCTTCTCCACGCCCATGATGAGCATTTGCAGCAAGCATGGCATTCCAAGTTACAGAGGTCTTGTTAACCAATTCATCAAAGATTATATTACTCAAAGAGAGTTCACCACAGTTAGCATACATTGTAATGAGGGAGTTCTTAACATATTCATTTGTTTCAAAACCCGTCAGAATCATATGTGCATGCAACGGCATTCCAAATCTCAGTAGGTAGGATGGAGCTGAGCAAGCACCCAGAACGCTTATCATGGTAATGTAGTTTGCAGGTTCGCCTTTTTCTCTCATCAACTTAAAGGCCTTCACAGCCTCATCTGGTTCTTCATTCTCAGCATACCCTCCAATGAGTGCATTCCATGTAACCAACTCGAGCTCAGGCATTTTCTGGAATACCTGCTTAGCTTCTGACATCATCTGACACTTTCCATACATGGTGACCAATGCATTCCCAACTATCAAATTTTCATGGAATCCAAATATGAGGGCAAGTCCATGGACTATCTTGCCTTCAACGAGGAATTCAGGATCAGAACAAGCAGCCAATGCACTTGCAAAAGTCACATAGctgataaattttcttatgcCCAAAAGGCCACCCAACACTCTTAAGGCATCTGAGCTCCTCCCTTCAGAAACATAACCAGCCATCAATGAGTTCCATGAAATTAAATCCTTATCTTTCATTCCCTGGAACAAACTTTCTGCTTCTTTGGATCTACC is part of the Coffea eugenioides isolate CCC68of chromosome 6, Ceug_1.0, whole genome shotgun sequence genome and encodes:
- the LOC113775657 gene encoding pentatricopeptide repeat-containing protein At3g24000, mitochondrial; amino-acid sequence: MLSNLSIFHVNTLIGMYSKFGKIQEARHVFDQMPARNDASWNNMVSGYVKMGYYIDATRLFVEMLARGIQLSGFVIASLLTAFVRVECMVFEGRQIHSLALKNGLLLHDVFVGTSLLHFYGAYGFMSSARKLFEEMPERNVVSWTSFMVGFSNNGDAEVVVDLYQRMRLEGIGYNQNTFTTVISSSGALDDEFLGHQVLGHVIKSGFEENISVANSLVSMFGSFGGVKQACYVFNNMVERDTISWNSMIAAYANNLLCEECFTCFDVMRCDHGDINATTLSTLVSVSSTPENLKWGKGIHGLAVKVGFDSNICLSNTLFTMYSETGRSKEAESLFQGMKDKDLISWNSLMAGYVSEGRSSDALRVLGGLLGIRKFISYVTFASALAACSDPEFLVEGKIVHGLALIFGFHENLIVGNALVTMYGKCQMMSEAKQVFQKMPELELVTWNALIGGYAENEEPDEAVKAFKLMREKGEPANYITMISVLGACSAPSYLLRFGMPLHAHMILTGFETNEYVKNSLITMYANCGELSLSNIIFDELVNKTSVTWNAMLAANAHHGRGEEALKLILEMQRAKVDFDQFSLSASLAVAADLASLEEGKQLQGLAIKLGFDSYHYVKNSTMDMYGKCGEIDDILKMLPQPNLRSRLSWNILISSYARHGYFQKARETFHEMLQYGSEPDHVTFVSLLSACSHGGLVDEGLAYFASMTSFFGVPSAIEHCVCIVDLLGRSGRLAEAEAFVTNMPVPPNDFIWRSLLAACRIHGNMDLGEKAAKRLLETKPSDDSAYVLYSNVCAASGKWQDVQNVRVEMESNSVKKQPACSWVKLKTEVSTFGIGDRSHPKSEQIYVKLAELRKKINEAGYVADISFALHDTDEEQKEHNLWNHSERLALAYGLISTPEGSTLRVFKNLRVCGDCHTVFKFVSSIVQRKIILRDPYRFHHFRDGKCSCGDYW
- the LOC113775320 gene encoding transcription termination factor MTEF1, chloroplastic-like is translated as MKLNLSALVKLRSLFSATQRFNLSLFSAFAIETVILNPRSYATAALPVVETYGEKVKTVGIQKKPLDPADVLRSWGCSENDVSTIFLRRPSLRKMDVNNLQSKLHTLSGLGISSSDLAKIIYCRPRFLNCRLNKNLDERIEYLQALFGSREVLLKAILRNPSLLTYDLHNSIKPVIARFENVGLSRKDLIPMLISRPTLIPRCALNDEKMDYIRRTGVSKVSRMYKYVVTLFSISRLETIHEKMANLEKFGFSEDEILKLFGRSPLLLTLSVDKVQRNMTFILGTMKLSASSVLRNPCLLYFNLETLLRPRYLLAEKIDDMGLVPQVRGPSMVRALRMTEKRFIKAFMSCHPEAVAKELMSFYTSAKGIKRLAESSKRSVQKGFPF